The Opitutaceae bacterium genome has a window encoding:
- the pdxH gene encoding pyridoxamine 5'-phosphate oxidase translates to MKPQTRSKAASFLFYIPFALPIWKALKGTGVRVADMRRDYKLAGLERGDLAVDPISQFETWFSNAVSSGLTEPNAMILATAGSDGRPAARTVLLKGFDSRGFVFFTNYQSRKGHHLEENPCASLLFSWTFLERQVEIRGPVTRVSPEETADYFYTRPIGSQIGAWASAQSTVIESRKALEEKVTALMEKYRGQSVPVPPFWGGFRVEPESIEFWQGRPSRLHDRFRYSRQSDKSWKVERLSP, encoded by the coding sequence ATGAAACCACAAACCCGCAGCAAGGCTGCCAGCTTCCTCTTCTACATTCCCTTCGCCCTGCCCATCTGGAAGGCACTCAAGGGAACCGGCGTGCGGGTGGCCGATATGCGCCGGGATTACAAACTGGCCGGCCTGGAACGCGGCGATCTCGCAGTCGATCCCATCAGCCAGTTCGAGACGTGGTTCTCCAACGCCGTCTCGTCGGGACTCACCGAGCCCAACGCGATGATCCTGGCCACCGCAGGCTCGGACGGGCGGCCGGCCGCGCGAACCGTCCTGCTCAAGGGATTCGATTCCCGTGGTTTCGTCTTCTTCACCAACTATCAGAGTCGCAAGGGACATCACCTCGAGGAGAATCCCTGCGCCTCGCTCCTCTTTTCCTGGACCTTCCTCGAACGCCAGGTTGAGATCCGCGGACCGGTCACCCGGGTCTCTCCCGAGGAGACCGCAGACTATTTCTACACCCGGCCGATCGGCAGCCAGATCGGCGCCTGGGCCTCCGCCCAGAGCACGGTCATCGAGTCACGGAAAGCGCTGGAAGAGAAAGTGACCGCTCTGATGGAAAAGTATCGGGGGCAGTCGGTGCCGGTGCCCCCATTCTGGGGCGGGTTTCGGGTTGAGCCCGAATCGATCGAGTTCTGGCAGGGCCGCCCGAGCCGCCTCCACGACCGCTTCCGCTATTCCCGCCAGTCCGACAAGAGCTGGAAGGTCGAACGGCTCTCGCCCTGA